The Crocosphaera subtropica ATCC 51142 genome includes a window with the following:
- a CDS encoding TrmH family RNA methyltransferase: protein MITSIRNPLIKQIRKLHRTKGRREHNLLLLEGTHLVETAYKENCSLITLCYTEEWQARYPQLWESVSKRVKRSELVSADVLASMTTTVNPDGVVATARFQPRTEEEITDFRLGLIIERLQDPGNLGTIIRTAAAVEIDAIWLSDDSVEIDNPKVLRASAGAWFQVPIFVTSDLTTVIKKHKNHGVNIVATLPNATETYWQLQFTQPTLILLGNEGSGLSNSLIALADELVSIPLSQGVESLNVAIATALLLYEAKRQKIFNS from the coding sequence ATGATTACCAGTATTCGCAATCCCCTAATCAAGCAGATTCGGAAGCTACATCGTACTAAGGGACGGCGTGAACACAATCTGTTGCTCTTGGAAGGGACTCACTTAGTAGAGACGGCTTACAAAGAAAATTGTTCCTTGATCACCCTATGCTATACGGAGGAATGGCAAGCCCGTTATCCTCAATTGTGGGAAAGTGTATCTAAACGGGTAAAAAGGTCTGAATTGGTTTCTGCTGACGTTTTAGCTAGTATGACGACTACCGTTAACCCTGATGGGGTAGTAGCAACAGCAAGATTTCAACCTCGGACTGAGGAAGAGATTACTGATTTTAGGTTAGGATTAATAATCGAACGATTACAAGATCCAGGCAATTTAGGAACCATTATTCGCACTGCTGCTGCCGTGGAAATTGACGCTATTTGGTTGAGTGATGATAGTGTTGAGATTGATAACCCGAAAGTTTTAAGAGCGTCTGCTGGTGCGTGGTTTCAAGTGCCTATCTTTGTGACTTCGGACTTAACAACTGTTATTAAAAAACATAAAAATCATGGAGTTAATATCGTTGCAACCTTACCCAATGCCACTGAAACTTATTGGCAGTTACAGTTTACCCAACCAACATTGATTTTATTAGGAAACGAAGGGTCAGGATTATCGAATTCCTTGATTGCCTTAGCAGATGAGCTTGTTAGTATTCCGTTAAGTCAAGGAGTAGAGTCTTTAAATGTTGCTATTGCTACGGCTTTACTGTTATATGAAGCTAAACGACAAAAAATATTTAACTCATAA
- a CDS encoding ABC transporter substrate-binding protein, giving the protein MNSLLTQYRLKSPLAWGLALAFSSSLLVGCNNPTPTDTGTSPSPNTPTASGEGLKLGALLPVTGDLSSIGANMPEAVKLAVDEINACGGVNGQPVTLVTEDTQTDPTAGGAAMTKLAEVDRVAGVVGAFASSVSGAAVGIAAQNKVMLISPGSTSPVFTDQAKNGEFNGYWARTAPPDTYQAQALAALAQKQGFENVSTVVINNDYGVGFEQQFVGSFEKAGGKLTNKEQPVRYDPKAATLDSEAAAAFANNPDAVAAVLYAETGSILLQAAYKQGLSEGVTVLLTDGVYSEDFVEQVGKTPDGKYILEGALGTVPGADGQALDAFTTKWNEKTGKDVTAFVPHSWDATILLMLAAEAAKANTGEAIQSKIREVANAPGTEVSDPCEAIALVRDGEDINYQGASGNVDIDENGDVVGSYDVWTVKADGTTEVIDKVSPTE; this is encoded by the coding sequence ATGAATTCATTGTTAACCCAATATCGCTTAAAGTCTCCCCTAGCTTGGGGCTTAGCCCTTGCCTTCAGTAGTAGTCTCCTAGTCGGGTGCAATAACCCAACCCCCACCGACACAGGAACCTCCCCTAGTCCCAATACTCCCACAGCCAGCGGAGAGGGCTTAAAATTGGGGGCTTTGTTGCCAGTAACAGGGGACTTATCTTCTATTGGGGCTAATATGCCAGAAGCCGTTAAATTAGCCGTTGATGAGATAAACGCTTGTGGTGGGGTGAATGGTCAACCCGTAACCTTAGTGACCGAAGATACTCAAACCGATCCCACTGCCGGGGGTGCAGCTATGACCAAACTGGCAGAAGTGGATCGGGTTGCTGGTGTAGTAGGGGCTTTTGCCAGTAGTGTTTCTGGGGCTGCTGTAGGTATTGCAGCGCAAAATAAAGTCATGTTAATCTCTCCAGGGAGTACCAGCCCTGTATTTACGGATCAGGCTAAAAATGGAGAATTTAACGGCTATTGGGCGAGAACTGCCCCTCCTGATACCTATCAAGCCCAAGCATTAGCAGCCTTAGCCCAAAAACAAGGCTTTGAAAATGTGTCCACTGTGGTTATTAATAATGACTATGGGGTGGGGTTTGAACAGCAGTTTGTGGGGTCATTTGAAAAGGCTGGAGGTAAACTCACCAATAAAGAACAACCGGTGCGTTACGATCCCAAAGCTGCAACCCTCGATAGTGAAGCAGCAGCAGCGTTTGCTAATAACCCTGATGCAGTGGCCGCAGTCCTTTACGCAGAAACGGGTAGTATTTTGTTACAAGCAGCCTATAAACAGGGGTTAAGCGAAGGAGTTACGGTTCTGTTAACCGATGGGGTTTACTCTGAAGATTTTGTGGAACAGGTGGGCAAAACCCCTGACGGTAAGTATATTTTAGAAGGGGCGTTAGGAACGGTTCCAGGGGCTGATGGTCAAGCGTTAGATGCCTTTACCACTAAGTGGAATGAAAAGACAGGGAAGGATGTAACAGCTTTTGTTCCCCATAGTTGGGATGCAACCATCTTATTAATGTTGGCCGCCGAAGCTGCTAAAGCCAACACAGGAGAAGCCATTCAAAGTAAGATCAGAGAAGTGGCTAACGCCCCAGGAACAGAAGTGAGTGATCCCTGTGAAGCGATCGCTTTAGTTCGTGATGGAGAAGACATTAATTATCAAGGAGCCAGTGGTAACGTTGATATTGATGAAAATGGGGATGTTGTGGGTAGTTATGATGTTTGGACGGTTAAAGCAGACGGAACCACAGAGGTTATTGATAAAGTGAGTCCCACTGAATAA
- a CDS encoding glycoside hydrolase family 13 protein → MAIKTPDWVKHAVFYQIYPDAFARKVPPHQKWLLDVPLEDWDAPPTYQGYKGGNLWGVIDKLDYLQDLGVTALYFTPIFRSASNHRYHTHDYYGIDPLLGDREAFDLLLKAAHEKGFKVVLDGVFNHASRGFFFFNDILENGPNSPWLDWFKIQGWPLSAYDGSLPANYVSWIDYRALPQFNHDNPAVREYIMQVGEYWLHQGIDGWRLDVPDCVKADGFWEEFRERVKGVNPEAYIVGEIAFDATQWLDGKQFDGVMNYPFGRLTAAFIIGDRVDKDIIPHFYEPYEPLDAPGYAKGIEELLARHPWEIQLTQLNLLDSHDTSRFLSIAKGDRTSAKLGALLLFTFPGTPNIFYGDEIGIEGGHEPDCRKGFPAEEKWDSEALAYYKQLIRIRKKYRALCTGDYQTLYAQEKVYVFARISEEEALIIAVNNGQEKAEINLSELEKVPSLLTIKPNNMIHGEGSSNWDNAQLQLIIPPRCGLILAS, encoded by the coding sequence ATGGCTATTAAAACTCCCGACTGGGTGAAACACGCCGTTTTTTATCAAATATATCCAGATGCCTTTGCGAGAAAGGTTCCTCCTCATCAGAAATGGTTATTAGACGTTCCCCTAGAAGACTGGGACGCACCCCCAACCTATCAAGGATACAAAGGGGGAAACCTCTGGGGTGTAATTGATAAATTAGATTATTTACAAGATTTAGGAGTCACGGCTCTCTATTTTACCCCTATTTTTCGGTCTGCTAGTAACCATCGTTACCATACCCACGATTACTATGGCATTGATCCCCTATTGGGAGATAGAGAAGCCTTTGATTTGTTACTGAAAGCTGCTCATGAAAAAGGGTTTAAGGTTGTTTTAGATGGGGTATTTAATCACGCCAGTCGAGGCTTTTTCTTTTTCAACGATATCCTGGAAAATGGACCTAATTCCCCTTGGTTAGATTGGTTTAAGATCCAGGGTTGGCCTCTATCTGCTTATGATGGTAGTCTTCCGGCCAATTATGTATCTTGGATCGATTATCGTGCCTTACCCCAGTTTAATCATGACAATCCGGCGGTAAGAGAATATATTATGCAAGTAGGGGAATATTGGTTACACCAGGGGATTGACGGTTGGCGGTTAGATGTGCCGGACTGTGTGAAAGCGGACGGTTTTTGGGAGGAATTTCGAGAACGGGTTAAAGGGGTGAATCCTGAGGCCTATATTGTCGGAGAAATTGCCTTTGATGCAACTCAATGGCTGGATGGGAAACAATTTGATGGAGTGATGAATTATCCCTTTGGTCGTCTGACGGCCGCCTTTATTATTGGCGATCGCGTTGACAAAGACATTATTCCCCATTTTTATGAACCTTACGAACCCCTCGATGCTCCAGGATATGCTAAGGGTATTGAAGAATTATTAGCCCGTCATCCTTGGGAGATTCAATTAACCCAGTTAAACTTACTCGATAGCCATGATACATCCCGATTCTTGAGCATTGCAAAAGGCGATCGCACTTCGGCTAAATTAGGTGCTTTATTATTATTTACCTTTCCTGGAACCCCAAACATATTTTATGGGGATGAAATTGGAATTGAAGGAGGTCATGAACCTGATTGTAGAAAAGGCTTTCCGGCAGAAGAAAAATGGGACTCTGAGGCGTTAGCTTATTATAAACAATTAATCCGAATTAGGAAAAAATATAGAGCTTTATGCACAGGAGACTATCAGACTCTCTATGCTCAAGAAAAAGTCTATGTTTTTGCTCGTATTTCAGAAGAAGAAGCCTTAATTATTGCGGTGAATAATGGGCAAGAAAAAGCAGAAATCAACCTATCTGAATTGGAAAAAGTTCCCTCACTTCTTACAATCAAACCTAACAACATGATTCATGGAGAAGGATCAAGTAATTGGGATAATGCTCAGTTGCAATTAATCATTCCTCCTCGTTGTGGCTTAATTTTAGCCTCTTAA
- the fumC gene encoding class II fumarate hydratase gives MRIEQDSMGKIEVPSEAYWGAQTQRSLHYFAIGHDTMPREMIRAIGILKKATAIVNKDLGKLAPEKAKLIIEAADEVISGKLNQHFPLKIWQTGSGTQTNMNANEVIANRAIELAGGILGSKDPIHPNDHVNMSQSSNDTFPTAMHIAAVEEIHRNLLPMVTKLKNSLETKTKEFQNVVKIGRTHLMDAVPLTLGQEFSGYISQLDKDIARIQQSLPDLYELAIGGTAVGTGLNTHPDFAEKVAQEIAQITDLPFISAPNKFAALAAHDAMVMCSGTLKTLAGSLMKIANDIRWLGSGPRCGIGELILPANEPGSSIMPGKVNPTQCEAMTMVCVQVMGYDTAITMAGSQGNFELNVFKPLLIFNLLNSIRLLADACSSFADHLVVGLKINQEQIEHYLNNSLMLVTALNPHIGYDKAAKVAKKAYEENTTLEAACISLGFLSQEEFKTIINPEKMT, from the coding sequence ATGAGAATTGAACAAGATAGTATGGGGAAAATTGAAGTCCCATCAGAGGCTTATTGGGGCGCACAAACTCAAAGATCCCTTCATTATTTTGCCATTGGTCATGATACCATGCCGAGGGAAATGATTCGAGCGATCGGGATTCTCAAAAAAGCTACCGCTATTGTCAACAAAGACTTAGGAAAATTAGCCCCAGAAAAAGCAAAATTAATCATAGAAGCAGCCGATGAAGTCATATCAGGAAAATTAAATCAACACTTTCCTTTGAAAATTTGGCAAACCGGAAGCGGTACTCAAACTAACATGAATGCTAACGAAGTGATTGCTAACCGCGCCATCGAATTAGCCGGGGGAATATTAGGGAGTAAAGATCCCATTCATCCGAACGATCATGTTAATATGTCTCAATCTTCTAATGATACCTTTCCCACTGCTATGCACATCGCAGCCGTAGAAGAAATCCATCGTAACTTATTACCAATGGTCACTAAATTAAAGAATAGTTTAGAGACAAAAACCAAAGAATTTCAAAACGTCGTAAAAATTGGCCGAACCCATTTAATGGATGCCGTTCCCTTAACCCTAGGACAAGAATTTTCTGGTTATATTTCTCAACTCGATAAAGATATCGCTAGAATACAACAAAGTTTACCCGATTTATATGAATTAGCCATCGGCGGAACCGCAGTAGGAACAGGACTCAACACTCATCCAGACTTTGCCGAAAAAGTAGCCCAAGAAATCGCTCAAATCACAGATTTACCCTTCATTTCTGCCCCCAACAAATTCGCTGCATTAGCTGCACACGATGCTATGGTAATGTGTAGTGGAACCCTGAAAACATTGGCCGGTTCATTGATGAAAATAGCCAACGATATTCGGTGGTTAGGATCGGGTCCTCGTTGTGGTATTGGGGAACTTATTCTACCAGCAAATGAGCCAGGATCATCCATTATGCCAGGAAAAGTGAACCCCACCCAATGCGAAGCAATGACGATGGTTTGTGTGCAAGTCATGGGCTATGATACGGCTATTACTATGGCTGGTAGTCAGGGAAATTTTGAGTTAAATGTCTTTAAACCCTTATTGATTTTTAATCTGTTAAATTCTATTCGATTATTAGCTGATGCTTGTTCATCTTTTGCGGATCATTTAGTGGTTGGTTTAAAAATTAATCAAGAACAAATTGAACATTATCTCAACAATTCTTTGATGTTAGTTACTGCATTAAACCCCCATATTGGCTATGATAAGGCAGCCAAAGTGGCCAAAAAAGCCTACGAAGAAAACACTACCTTAGAAGCAGCTTGTATCAGTTTAGGGTTTCTCAGTCAAGAAGAATTTAAAACCATTATAAATCCTGAAAAGATGACTTGA
- a CDS encoding carbon-nitrogen hydrolase family protein, producing the protein MKPYLAAAIQMTSKPDLDKNLVEAEELIELAVRRGAELIGLPENFAFLGEEEDKLSQAKEISQKAQKFLKTMAQRFQVTILGGGFPVPVEGDPSKAYNTAILVDPTGKELYRYQKVHLFDVDLPDGNTYQESSTVMPGSQLPDIYPSQDLGNLGLSICYDVRFPELYRHLSHQGVDVLFIPAAFTAFTGKDHWQVLLQARAIENTCYIIAPAQTGNHYARRFTHGHAVIIDPWGIILEDAGQQPGMALAEINPQRIKQVRQQMPSLQHRVFM; encoded by the coding sequence ATGAAACCTTATCTCGCTGCTGCCATTCAGATGACAAGCAAGCCTGATCTAGATAAAAATCTAGTAGAGGCCGAAGAACTTATTGAACTTGCTGTCCGTCGTGGGGCTGAATTAATTGGCTTACCAGAAAACTTTGCCTTTTTAGGTGAAGAAGAAGATAAACTCAGCCAAGCTAAAGAAATTTCTCAAAAAGCTCAGAAATTTCTCAAAACCATGGCTCAACGTTTTCAGGTCACTATTTTAGGGGGAGGGTTCCCTGTCCCCGTAGAAGGTGATCCCAGTAAGGCTTATAATACCGCTATTTTAGTTGATCCTACCGGAAAAGAACTCTATCGCTACCAAAAAGTTCACCTATTTGACGTAGACCTTCCTGATGGTAATACTTATCAGGAATCGAGTACGGTAATGCCAGGAAGCCAGTTACCTGATATTTATCCCTCTCAAGACTTAGGAAATTTAGGACTCTCCATTTGTTACGATGTTCGCTTTCCTGAGTTATATCGTCATTTATCCCATCAAGGGGTGGACGTTCTCTTTATTCCGGCTGCCTTTACCGCCTTTACTGGCAAAGATCACTGGCAAGTCCTCTTACAAGCCAGAGCCATTGAAAACACCTGTTATATCATAGCACCAGCCCAAACAGGAAACCACTATGCCAGACGGTTTACCCACGGTCATGCTGTCATTATTGACCCTTGGGGCATCATTTTAGAAGACGCAGGACAACAACCCGGAATGGCACTAGCAGAAATTAATCCCCAACGTATTAAACAGGTGCGTCAACAAATGCCATCTTTGCAACATCGCGTGTTTATGTAA
- a CDS encoding DUF2288 domain-containing protein: protein MEELRKRLNEDMADVNWNDIKPHAQRDAVIVVHENLNLLDVGVAIAQDDKMVVEHWITEQLISKPSNQQLSDWNINPTQLFKTLIVQPFVLVQRLGRRE, encoded by the coding sequence ATGGAAGAACTGAGAAAACGTCTAAACGAAGACATGGCAGATGTGAATTGGAATGACATCAAACCCCATGCCCAAAGAGATGCTGTTATTGTTGTTCATGAAAACTTAAACTTGTTAGATGTAGGGGTTGCCATTGCTCAAGACGATAAAATGGTTGTTGAACATTGGATTACAGAACAGTTAATTAGTAAGCCATCTAATCAACAATTAAGCGATTGGAATATTAACCCAACTCAATTATTTAAGACTTTAATTGTACAACCCTTTGTTTTAGTTCAACGTCTTGGCAGAAGGGAATGA
- the psaK gene encoding photosystem I reaction center subunit PsaK → MYSTLLLAASAVPTTIQWSPKVAMIMIVCNIFAIAVGKFTIAKPSEGPGLPSPQMFGGMGLGALLGTTSFGHILGAGVILGLANTGAL, encoded by the coding sequence ATGTACTCTACCCTGCTCTTAGCTGCTTCTGCGGTTCCTACCACTATCCAATGGAGTCCCAAAGTTGCCATGATCATGATTGTTTGCAATATCTTTGCGATCGCTGTGGGAAAATTCACCATTGCTAAACCTAGTGAAGGACCTGGTTTACCTTCTCCTCAAATGTTCGGAGGTATGGGTTTAGGTGCATTACTAGGAACCACTAGCTTTGGTCACATTTTAGGGGCTGGTGTTATCTTAGGTTTAGCCAATACCGGCGCACTCTAA
- the murA gene encoding UDP-N-acetylglucosamine 1-carboxyvinyltransferase: MTTPLDEQQSVLEIQGQTPLRGEVNISGAKNSALVLMAGAILCSEDCRLRNLPLLVDIERMTQILAAIGVKLNRKGDVIDINAQDIGQDQAPYELVSQLRASFFVIGPLLARLGMTRVPLPGGCAIGARPVDLHVRGLQAMGADVRIEHGVVHACVRGSRKRLQGAKIYLDYPSVGATETIMMAATLAEGETIIENAAQEPEIADLANFCRSMGAKIKGAGTNKIIISGVERLHSTDYCVIPDRIEAGTLLIAGAITQSEISLSPVFPEHLASVIAKLREMGPQVIMEGPDRLRLVPAPVRATDIKTLPFPGFPTDMQAQFMALLTLSEGSSMVTETVFENRLRHVAELQRMGADIRVKGNIALVKGVPFLSGAPVMATDLRASAALVLAGLAAQGTTLVQGLHHLDRGYDNLEGKLRKLGANIRRISVVDEPEYSALS, encoded by the coding sequence ATGACAACTCCTTTAGACGAACAGCAATCCGTATTAGAAATCCAAGGACAAACCCCCCTGAGAGGTGAAGTTAATATTAGTGGGGCAAAGAACTCCGCTTTAGTATTGATGGCAGGAGCTATTCTTTGCTCAGAAGACTGTCGCTTAAGAAACCTACCTTTGCTAGTTGATATTGAGCGCATGACCCAAATTTTAGCAGCCATTGGGGTCAAACTCAACAGAAAGGGTGATGTGATTGACATCAACGCTCAAGATATTGGACAAGATCAAGCCCCTTACGAGTTAGTTTCTCAACTCCGTGCTAGTTTCTTTGTCATTGGTCCATTACTGGCCCGTTTAGGAATGACTCGTGTTCCTTTGCCGGGAGGATGTGCCATCGGTGCTAGACCGGTAGACCTTCATGTGCGTGGGTTACAAGCGATGGGGGCGGACGTTCGCATCGAACATGGCGTGGTTCATGCGTGTGTTCGAGGCAGTCGCAAACGGCTTCAAGGGGCTAAAATTTACCTAGATTATCCCAGTGTTGGGGCAACGGAAACCATTATGATGGCGGCCACCTTAGCAGAAGGAGAAACCATCATCGAAAACGCTGCTCAAGAGCCTGAAATCGCTGATTTAGCCAACTTTTGTCGCTCTATGGGAGCCAAAATTAAAGGTGCAGGAACCAATAAAATTATCATTTCGGGTGTTGAACGCTTGCACAGTACCGACTATTGTGTCATTCCCGATCGCATTGAAGCAGGAACTCTCTTAATTGCTGGAGCTATTACCCAATCAGAAATCAGTCTTAGCCCCGTTTTTCCTGAGCATTTAGCCTCTGTCATTGCTAAGTTACGGGAAATGGGTCCCCAAGTCATTATGGAAGGACCCGATCGCTTAAGATTAGTTCCTGCTCCTGTTAGAGCAACCGACATCAAAACCCTTCCCTTTCCTGGGTTTCCCACGGATATGCAAGCACAGTTTATGGCCCTATTAACTTTAAGTGAAGGGAGTAGTATGGTCACAGAAACCGTGTTTGAAAATCGCCTGCGTCATGTTGCTGAGTTACAACGGATGGGAGCAGACATCCGAGTCAAGGGAAATATTGCTTTAGTCAAAGGAGTGCCTTTCCTCTCTGGTGCGCCGGTAATGGCCACTGACTTACGGGCTTCGGCCGCTTTGGTCTTAGCCGGGTTAGCCGCCCAAGGAACTACCCTTGTACAAGGGTTACATCATCTTGATCGTGGTTACGATAACCTAGAGGGTAAATTACGCAAATTAGGAGCTAATATTCGCCGTATCAGTGTGGTTGATGAGCCAGAATATTCAGCACTGAGCTAG
- a CDS encoding photosystem II reaction center protein T yields the protein MESVAYIVVLTMALAVLFFAIAFREPPRIQK from the coding sequence ATGGAAAGTGTTGCTTATATCGTCGTTTTAACTATGGCGCTTGCCGTTCTCTTTTTTGCGATCGCCTTTCGGGAGCCCCCCCGTATCCAAAAGTAG
- a CDS encoding HTTM domain-containing protein yields MPELMKKATKKLYSFWFAKESTLSLGVFRIIFGLFILNILLLSYFHWNEYYGVNGLISLDRFINARGGWFLASFKSIFALSNNPQFIWLIYGLSLGITLCFIVGLGTRIATIFLYIIWFSLCNRNSAIIDGKDVVVQMLLFYSCFAPLGNSLSVDNIFRAKLLRQRRHILRYVPAKQSVWGLRLLQFSIAFIYPFSAIDKLYSDIAWREGSIMYYISLYDAWFRFTDVELFHNYFLSIMTTYSALILEFLFPILVWFKRTKYWILSIMALFHISIAIVMNEFVLQFSLVMLISYTLFIEPKTIKKLFSIFKRKYSVLSQKLIIENKVNF; encoded by the coding sequence ATGCCAGAATTGATGAAAAAAGCGACTAAAAAGCTATATAGTTTTTGGTTTGCTAAGGAATCAACTTTGAGTTTAGGGGTATTTCGTATTATTTTTGGTCTATTTATTCTCAATATTTTATTACTCAGTTATTTCCACTGGAATGAGTATTATGGAGTGAATGGACTAATTTCCTTAGACCGATTCATTAATGCTAGAGGGGGTTGGTTCTTAGCGTCTTTTAAATCGATTTTTGCCCTATCAAATAATCCTCAATTTATTTGGCTAATTTATGGACTCAGTTTAGGAATAACTCTCTGTTTTATTGTTGGGTTAGGAACCCGTATTGCTACCATTTTTTTATATATTATTTGGTTTTCCTTATGTAATCGCAACTCTGCTATTATTGATGGGAAAGATGTTGTTGTTCAAATGTTATTATTTTATAGTTGCTTTGCTCCTTTAGGAAATAGCTTATCCGTTGATAATATTTTTCGAGCAAAATTACTCCGTCAACGTCGCCATATTCTTCGTTACGTTCCTGCAAAACAGTCAGTCTGGGGTTTAAGACTTCTACAATTTTCTATTGCTTTTATTTATCCTTTTTCTGCTATCGATAAACTGTATAGTGATATTGCTTGGCGTGAAGGTAGTATCATGTATTATATTTCTTTGTATGATGCTTGGTTTCGCTTTACTGATGTTGAATTATTTCACAATTATTTCTTGAGTATCATGACAACCTATAGTGCATTAATACTTGAGTTTTTATTTCCTATTTTGGTTTGGTTTAAACGCACTAAATACTGGATATTAAGCATAATGGCATTATTCCATATTTCGATTGCCATTGTTATGAATGAATTTGTTTTACAATTTAGTCTAGTGATGTTGATTTCTTATACACTATTTATTGAACCTAAAACCATTAAAAAATTATTCTCTATATTTAAGAGAAAGTATAGTGTACTTAGTCAAAAACTAATCATAGAAAATAAAGTCAATTTCTAG
- the nrdR gene encoding transcriptional regulator NrdR, whose translation MQCPYCQHTNSRVLESRSSEGGQSIRRRRECLNCKHRFTTYERIEFVPITVIKHDGKKESFDASKLLRGMVRACEKTGISHQRLETIVDDIEAYLQQRPQREVTTHEIGQLVLKYLREENEVAYIRFASVYGRFKGIKDFVETLDQLQEETISSPMSQWSKSSTRDRDQSQTSPCLSLTHNGSENSR comes from the coding sequence ATGCAATGTCCCTACTGTCAGCATACCAATAGCCGTGTTTTAGAATCTCGCTCTTCCGAAGGTGGACAAAGCATCCGTCGCCGTCGTGAGTGTTTAAACTGTAAGCATCGGTTTACCACCTACGAGCGCATCGAGTTCGTTCCCATCACCGTCATTAAACACGATGGAAAAAAGGAATCCTTCGATGCTTCTAAGCTCTTAAGAGGGATGGTTAGAGCTTGTGAGAAAACAGGAATTTCCCATCAACGTCTTGAGACTATTGTAGATGATATTGAGGCCTATTTACAACAACGTCCTCAACGGGAAGTTACCACTCATGAAATTGGACAGTTGGTTTTAAAATATTTACGAGAAGAAAATGAAGTGGCTTATATCCGTTTTGCTTCTGTTTATGGACGATTTAAAGGGATTAAAGATTTTGTAGAAACCCTCGATCAACTACAAGAAGAAACCATTTCGTCACCCATGTCGCAATGGTCGAAGTCGTCCACGAGAGATAGAGATCAATCACAAACCTCTCCTTGTCTTAGTTTAACCCATAATGGTTCCGAGAATTCGCGATAA